A single window of Brevundimonas vitisensis DNA harbors:
- a CDS encoding pyrroline-5-carboxylate reductase family protein, producing MYTSDRPVILLGCGRLGSALLEGWLATGTLAAERLIVLTPSNKTAAEAARERGARINPPEAVLAEAASLILAVKPGVWREASGPIAAALAEDVTIVSLMAGVGAHSLSSVFGKRPVVRVMPTTAVAQGRGVAAVWSNHDNARAAAHALFDPVADTVDLTDEGLIDAATAVAGSAPAFIHAYVEALARAGQAAGLDAEAASRLARGALRSAGAGAETGAPLSDLIARIASPGGTTEAGLKAQAEAGLDATAMAAVQAAVARAKALGN from the coding sequence ATGTACACATCCGATCGCCCCGTCATCCTGCTCGGCTGCGGCCGCCTGGGGTCTGCCTTGCTTGAGGGCTGGCTGGCCACAGGGACGTTGGCAGCAGAGCGGCTGATCGTGCTGACACCGTCGAACAAGACTGCGGCCGAGGCGGCGCGGGAGCGGGGGGCCCGGATCAATCCGCCAGAGGCTGTTCTGGCCGAGGCTGCCTCTCTGATCCTGGCGGTCAAGCCGGGCGTGTGGCGCGAGGCGTCGGGCCCGATCGCCGCCGCGCTGGCCGAGGACGTCACGATCGTTTCGCTGATGGCCGGGGTAGGGGCCCACAGTCTGTCATCGGTGTTCGGCAAACGCCCCGTCGTGCGCGTGATGCCGACCACGGCCGTGGCCCAGGGCCGGGGCGTCGCCGCCGTCTGGTCGAATCATGACAACGCACGGGCCGCCGCCCATGCTCTGTTCGACCCGGTCGCGGACACGGTGGATCTGACGGACGAGGGACTGATCGATGCGGCCACGGCGGTCGCCGGATCGGCACCGGCCTTCATCCATGCCTATGTCGAGGCCCTGGCGCGGGCCGGACAGGCGGCCGGACTGGATGCGGAGGCGGCCAGCCGCCTGGCGCGCGGGGCCCTGCGTTCGGCCGGAGCCGGGGCGGAAACCGGAGCCCCTCTGTCCGATCTGATCGCGCGCATCGCCTCGCCCGGCGGCACCACCGAAGCCGGGTTGAAGGCCCAGGCCGAAGCGGGCCTGGATGCGACGGCTATGGCGGCCGTGCAGGCGGCAGTGGCCCGGGCAAAGGCCCTGGGGAACTAG
- the pgeF gene encoding peptidoglycan editing factor PgeF — protein sequence MSPITHPLLTGASVRHGFFTRQGGVSQGLYASLNTGVGSSDDPAAVAENRRRIAAHMGGGPDDLAACYQIHSALARVADGPWNGDRPEGDATVTATPGVICAVLTADCAPVLLADPDAGVVAAAHAGWKGALGGIIHSTVAAMQALGADPRHTVAVVGPCIAQASYEVGADFQERFEHHDPGSDRFFIAGDSADKRRFDLPGFVLWRLEQAGIGQAAWTGHDTAADAEQFFSNRRAHLNGEPDFGRLMSAIGL from the coding sequence ATGAGCCCCATCACCCATCCGCTGTTGACCGGTGCCAGCGTCCGCCACGGCTTCTTCACCCGTCAGGGCGGGGTGTCACAGGGGCTGTATGCCAGCCTGAACACCGGCGTCGGTTCCAGCGACGACCCCGCCGCCGTGGCCGAGAACCGCCGCCGCATCGCCGCCCACATGGGTGGCGGGCCGGACGATCTGGCCGCCTGCTATCAAATCCATTCTGCCCTGGCCCGCGTGGCCGATGGCCCCTGGAACGGCGACCGGCCCGAGGGGGACGCCACCGTCACCGCGACACCTGGCGTGATCTGCGCCGTCCTGACCGCCGACTGCGCGCCCGTGCTGCTGGCCGATCCGGACGCGGGCGTGGTCGCTGCGGCCCATGCGGGATGGAAGGGAGCCCTGGGCGGCATCATCCATTCGACCGTCGCGGCCATGCAGGCCCTGGGTGCCGATCCCCGCCACACCGTCGCCGTCGTCGGCCCTTGTATCGCCCAGGCCAGCTATGAGGTCGGAGCGGACTTTCAAGAACGGTTCGAGCATCACGATCCCGGCAGCGACCGCTTCTTCATCGCGGGCGACAGCGCCGACAAGCGCCGCTTCGACCTGCCGGGCTTTGTGCTGTGGCGACTGGAGCAGGCGGGCATCGGTCAGGCCGCCTGGACGGGACATGACACGGCGGCCGATGCGGAGCAGTTCTTCTCGAACCGACGGGCCCATCTGAACGGGGAACCGGACTTCGGAAGGTTGATGAGCGCGATCGGGTTGTAA
- a CDS encoding alpha/beta hydrolase family protein — translation MLALAMAAGLGSVAMAQTQPATNVPPQDVNGSRPVPPTIAQFAAFPLMSGFVVSPDGRHMAALEGSGEDRTILVWDTSDLSRPPNRLSSTQMKIRSVAFVKNDVLAVSMWQTYDFNSGGGVVKTFLSKLYLTDLEGSDWRDPMTALPTRSESEEQAARLSSPGVVDALPNDPNNILVSVGADVYRLNVRNNRAERIQRGGERTIGYETDLNGELRVRVIIDRDATGLYTATQFRTANGAWEEHARSYARDREVFSIAGFSTDPNIAYVISNRGRDKAAIFEYNVATRTIGEVLFEHPLFEATGLSIETTQGPNFGEIVSFSYGGPRTTDFPVLPGYASMVDGIEQALGIEETPVRITDPATGNTRTIRYANDRYIDVVSMSDDMKVAVIWAGGVNDPGEFYLLREGAALVPLAKPYPQIQAASLGSTSLVYYEARDGLDIPAFLSKPSEVLYGPGPYPTVIMPHGGPWSRDEMAWDGSMWRQLLTSRGYAVLQPQFRGSDGWGKRLWLAGDNEWGQKMQDDLDDGVRWLVSQGVAQPDRVAMYGFSYGGYAAMAASVRPDGLYKCAVAGAGVSDLTRIRSSLFNNPYTREAQRDTVNGLSPVNEASRIGIPIMVFHGVRDQTVQLEQSDAFVRNARASGQDVQYTVLEDYGHGPSWTRAIAAQQLSLIDDYFRTGCGGSGL, via the coding sequence ATGCTGGCCCTCGCGATGGCCGCAGGTCTCGGTAGCGTGGCCATGGCCCAGACGCAGCCCGCCACCAATGTTCCGCCTCAGGACGTAAACGGCAGCCGGCCCGTGCCGCCCACGATCGCCCAGTTCGCAGCCTTTCCGCTGATGTCCGGCTTCGTCGTTTCGCCGGACGGCCGTCACATGGCCGCTCTGGAAGGCTCGGGCGAGGACCGAACCATCCTGGTGTGGGACACCTCCGACCTCAGCCGTCCGCCCAACCGCCTTTCGTCCACCCAGATGAAGATCCGCAGCGTCGCCTTCGTGAAGAACGACGTGCTGGCCGTTTCCATGTGGCAGACCTACGACTTCAACAGCGGCGGCGGGGTGGTGAAGACCTTCCTCAGCAAGCTGTATCTGACCGACCTCGAGGGCAGCGACTGGCGCGATCCCATGACCGCCCTGCCGACACGTTCGGAAAGCGAAGAACAGGCCGCGCGGCTGAGCAGCCCGGGCGTGGTCGATGCCCTGCCGAACGATCCCAACAACATCCTCGTCTCGGTCGGTGCCGACGTCTATCGCCTGAACGTGCGCAACAATCGCGCCGAGCGCATCCAGCGCGGCGGCGAGCGGACCATCGGCTATGAGACGGACCTGAACGGCGAGCTGCGCGTCCGGGTCATCATCGATCGCGACGCGACGGGCCTTTACACCGCAACCCAGTTCCGGACGGCCAATGGTGCCTGGGAAGAACATGCGCGGTCATATGCACGCGATCGCGAGGTGTTCAGCATCGCCGGCTTCTCGACCGATCCGAACATCGCCTATGTCATCTCCAACCGCGGTCGGGACAAGGCGGCCATCTTTGAGTACAACGTCGCCACCCGCACCATTGGCGAGGTGCTGTTCGAGCATCCGCTGTTCGAAGCCACCGGCCTGTCTATCGAGACCACCCAGGGGCCGAACTTCGGCGAGATCGTCAGCTTCAGCTACGGCGGTCCGCGCACGACCGACTTCCCGGTGCTGCCGGGTTATGCCTCGATGGTCGACGGCATCGAGCAAGCGCTCGGCATCGAAGAGACCCCGGTCCGGATCACCGATCCGGCCACGGGCAACACCCGCACCATCCGTTATGCCAACGACCGCTACATCGACGTCGTCTCCATGTCGGACGACATGAAGGTGGCCGTGATCTGGGCGGGCGGCGTCAACGATCCGGGTGAATTCTACCTGCTGCGCGAAGGCGCGGCCCTGGTGCCGCTGGCCAAGCCCTATCCGCAGATCCAGGCCGCATCGCTCGGCTCCACGTCGCTGGTTTACTATGAGGCGCGCGACGGGTTGGACATCCCCGCATTCCTCAGCAAGCCGTCCGAAGTGCTTTACGGCCCGGGCCCCTACCCCACCGTCATCATGCCGCACGGTGGCCCCTGGTCGCGGGACGAAATGGCCTGGGACGGCTCGATGTGGCGTCAGTTGCTGACGTCGCGCGGCTATGCCGTGCTGCAGCCCCAGTTCCGCGGCTCCGACGGCTGGGGCAAGCGCCTCTGGCTGGCCGGTGACAATGAGTGGGGCCAGAAGATGCAGGACGACCTGGACGACGGCGTCCGCTGGCTTGTCTCGCAGGGCGTGGCCCAGCCAGACCGGGTGGCCATGTACGGCTTCTCCTATGGCGGCTATGCGGCCATGGCCGCGTCGGTCCGTCCCGATGGCCTTTACAAATGCGCCGTCGCCGGGGCCGGGGTGTCGGATCTGACACGCATCCGGTCGTCGCTGTTCAACAATCCCTATACGCGCGAGGCTCAGCGCGACACCGTGAACGGCCTCAGCCCGGTCAACGAGGCATCGCGCATCGGCATTCCGATCATGGTCTTCCACGGCGTTCGCGACCAGACGGTGCAGTTGGAGCAATCCGATGCCTTCGTCCGCAACGCCCGGGCCAGCGGCCAGGACGTGCAGTACACGGTGCTGGAGGACTATGGCCACGGTCCGTCCTGGACCCGTGCGATCGCCGCTCAGCAACTGTCGCTGATCGATGACTACTTCAGGACCGGCTGCGGCGGCTCCGGCCTCTAA
- the lpxC gene encoding UDP-3-O-acyl-N-acetylglucosamine deacetylase has product MSVQHDHHERTIVAPAIIAGVGVHTGQRVRLAVRPAAPGAGIVFVRTDITDRDNRIPVSGEAVVDARLNTMIQNAAGTRLSTIEHLMAAFCALGISNAVVEVDGPELPILDGSALQFVQLLDRAGFRPQQAPVRYIEILEPIRVTDGDKSAALLPCDRYEMRFEIDFPTPVIGNQVVDFVVDEATFRSEIMAARTFGFAHEVEALRQAGLARGGSLENAVVIDGDQILNPGGLRMEREFVKHKALDAIGDLYVLGAPLLGRYEGVKAGHAVNNLLVRALLANPQSWRETVRVPDMAMVG; this is encoded by the coding sequence GTGTCGGTCCAACACGACCATCATGAACGGACGATCGTCGCGCCGGCCATCATTGCCGGGGTGGGCGTCCACACGGGTCAGCGCGTGCGCCTGGCCGTGCGTCCGGCCGCGCCTGGTGCGGGCATCGTCTTCGTGCGCACCGACATCACCGATCGCGACAACCGCATCCCCGTCTCGGGTGAGGCCGTGGTCGATGCCCGCCTGAACACCATGATCCAGAACGCGGCCGGCACCCGCCTGTCGACGATCGAACATCTGATGGCCGCCTTCTGCGCCCTGGGCATTTCCAATGCCGTGGTCGAGGTGGACGGGCCGGAGCTGCCGATCCTGGACGGGTCGGCGCTGCAGTTTGTGCAACTGCTGGACCGCGCGGGCTTCCGCCCTCAGCAGGCCCCGGTGCGCTATATCGAGATCCTAGAGCCGATCCGCGTCACGGACGGCGACAAGTCCGCGGCCCTGCTGCCCTGCGACCGATATGAGATGCGGTTCGAGATCGACTTCCCGACCCCGGTCATCGGCAATCAGGTCGTCGATTTCGTGGTGGACGAGGCGACCTTCCGGTCCGAGATCATGGCCGCCCGCACTTTCGGCTTCGCCCATGAGGTCGAGGCCCTGCGTCAGGCGGGTCTGGCGCGCGGCGGCAGCCTGGAAAACGCGGTCGTCATCGACGGCGACCAGATCCTGAACCCCGGTGGCCTGCGGATGGAACGCGAGTTCGTCAAGCACAAGGCTCTGGACGCCATCGGCGACCTGTACGTCCTGGGGGCACCCCTTCTGGGCCGCTATGAGGGCGTCAAGGCGGGCCATGCGGTCAACAACCTGCTGGTCCGTGCTCTGCTGGCCAATCCGCAAAGCTGGCGCGAGACGGTCCGCGTGCCGGACATGGCGATGGTGGGCTAA
- the lgt gene encoding prolipoprotein diacylglyceryl transferase, giving the protein MPFPEFDPIWFSIGPLPIRWYALAYVAGIVLGWWYAARLARNAAVWEPNKAPVTPVQLDDLVLWVTVGIILGGRFGYALFYRPDLFGQVFTGDTLGQRLELLQLWTGGMSFHGGFLGVAIAIIWFARKHSINILSLGDLVAPVAPIGLFFGRLANFINGELWGRTTEVPWGVRFCNDTILKAYGRCPAGDLPRHPSQLYEAGLEGLLLFLILLLAVWKLRLLSKPGYVTGIFLLGYGLSRAVLETVREPDAHMPEALQGVVTMGMLLSIPMILAGCWLIWRARSRPPVVA; this is encoded by the coding sequence GTGCCCTTTCCCGAGTTCGACCCGATCTGGTTCAGCATCGGCCCCCTGCCGATCCGCTGGTACGCCTTGGCCTATGTAGCCGGCATCGTCCTGGGCTGGTGGTATGCGGCCCGACTGGCCCGCAACGCGGCGGTGTGGGAGCCGAACAAGGCTCCGGTGACCCCCGTCCAGCTGGACGATCTGGTGCTCTGGGTCACGGTCGGCATCATCCTGGGCGGGCGGTTCGGCTATGCCCTCTTCTATCGCCCCGACCTGTTCGGTCAGGTCTTTACCGGCGACACCCTGGGCCAGCGTCTGGAGCTCTTGCAGCTGTGGACCGGCGGAATGTCTTTCCACGGCGGCTTCCTGGGCGTCGCCATCGCCATCATATGGTTCGCACGCAAGCATTCGATCAACATCCTCAGCCTGGGTGACCTCGTGGCCCCGGTTGCGCCGATCGGCCTGTTCTTCGGGCGGCTGGCCAACTTCATCAATGGCGAGCTGTGGGGCCGCACGACCGAGGTGCCGTGGGGCGTTCGGTTCTGCAACGACACCATCCTGAAGGCCTATGGCCGCTGTCCGGCCGGTGATCTGCCGCGCCACCCCAGCCAGCTGTATGAGGCCGGCCTGGAAGGATTGCTGCTGTTCCTGATCCTGCTGCTGGCGGTGTGGAAGCTGCGCCTCTTGTCCAAGCCGGGCTATGTCACCGGCATCTTCTTGCTGGGCTATGGCCTCAGCCGGGCGGTGCTGGAGACGGTGCGCGAACCGGATGCCCACATGCCCGAGGCCCTGCAGGGTGTGGTCACCATGGGCATGCTGCTGTCCATTCCGATGATCCTGGCCGGCTGCTGGCTGATCTGGCGTGCGCGCAGCCGTCCGCCCGTCGTCGCCTGA
- a CDS encoding accessory factor UbiK family protein, protein MQTRNPFLDEFAKLTTGAMGLAQAAGEEARTAMRAQGDRLVAELDLVRRDEFDALKAEIAALRAEIATLKVGAAATGKKPVAGTSTGAVPPEDAAG, encoded by the coding sequence ATGCAGACCCGCAACCCCTTTCTCGACGAATTCGCCAAGCTGACGACCGGTGCCATGGGCCTGGCCCAGGCTGCGGGCGAAGAGGCCAGGACCGCCATGCGCGCCCAGGGCGATCGCCTTGTGGCCGAGCTGGACCTGGTGCGCCGCGATGAGTTCGATGCCCTGAAGGCCGAGATCGCCGCCTTGCGCGCCGAGATCGCGACCCTGAAGGTCGGTGCCGCTGCGACCGGCAAGAAGCCTGTGGCGGGAACGTCCACAGGCGCGGTTCCCCCTGAGGACGCAGCCGGTTGA
- the ftsZ gene encoding cell division protein FtsZ, which yields MSLSLVRPQSTELKPRIVVFGVGGAGGNAVNNMIDAGLEGVEFVVANTDAQHLSFAKTDRRIQLGETITQGLGAGAHPEVGMNAAEESAEEIYGHLEGAHMVFITAGMGGGTGTGAAPVIAKCARDRGILTVGVVTKPFTFEGRHRMRLADSGIAELQRYVDTLIVIPNQNLFRVANERTTFADAFAMADQVLHSGVRSITDLMILPGLINLDFADVRAVMSEMGKAMMGTGEAAGDDRALMAAQNAIANPLLDETSLKGAKAVLVNITGGMDMTLLEVDEAANAIAGEVDADANIIFGAAFDPSLDGRIRVSVVATGMDEAVMSKIEPTQDSRRTGNFTRAPEPAREPIREPARYEHTRAEAVRAEPTRAEAAPVVPTFQSAPAAAQPVYASRVAAPEPVIHVAEERVLEPIVDPWVEAFEADHGTTARPATAAAQGDLYLEPTAPRSRPEPEAYDEDYDRDHHRKTGWSLFGKKRQTQPSYTPTTPQASRQSAQMRPMTQAAPQVEQPEPADDMEIPAFLRRLAN from the coding sequence ATGTCTTTGTCACTAGTGCGTCCGCAGTCCACGGAACTGAAGCCCCGGATCGTCGTATTCGGCGTGGGCGGAGCCGGCGGCAATGCCGTCAACAACATGATCGATGCCGGCCTCGAAGGGGTCGAGTTCGTCGTGGCCAATACCGATGCCCAGCATCTGTCGTTCGCCAAGACTGACCGTCGCATCCAGCTGGGTGAGACCATCACCCAGGGCCTGGGTGCCGGTGCCCACCCCGAAGTCGGCATGAATGCCGCCGAGGAAAGCGCCGAGGAAATCTATGGTCACCTGGAGGGTGCCCATATGGTCTTCATCACCGCCGGCATGGGCGGCGGGACCGGCACGGGCGCTGCGCCCGTCATCGCCAAATGCGCGCGCGACCGCGGTATCCTGACCGTGGGCGTGGTGACCAAGCCCTTCACCTTCGAGGGGCGTCACCGCATGCGGCTGGCCGACAGCGGGATCGCCGAGCTGCAACGCTATGTCGACACCCTGATCGTCATTCCGAACCAGAACCTGTTCCGCGTCGCCAACGAACGCACGACCTTTGCCGACGCCTTCGCCATGGCCGACCAGGTTCTGCACTCGGGCGTGCGCTCGATCACCGACCTGATGATCCTGCCGGGCCTGATCAATCTGGACTTTGCCGACGTCCGCGCCGTGATGTCCGAAATGGGCAAGGCCATGATGGGCACCGGCGAGGCCGCGGGCGACGACCGTGCCCTGATGGCCGCCCAGAACGCGATCGCCAACCCGCTGCTGGATGAAACCAGCCTGAAGGGTGCCAAGGCGGTGCTGGTGAACATCACCGGCGGCATGGACATGACGCTGCTGGAAGTCGACGAAGCCGCCAACGCCATTGCGGGCGAGGTGGACGCCGACGCCAACATCATCTTCGGGGCGGCCTTCGACCCCTCGCTGGACGGCCGCATCCGCGTGTCGGTCGTGGCGACGGGCATGGACGAAGCGGTCATGTCGAAGATCGAACCGACCCAGGACAGCCGCCGCACCGGCAACTTCACGCGCGCCCCGGAACCCGCCCGCGAGCCCATCCGGGAGCCGGCGCGTTACGAACACACCCGCGCCGAGGCGGTCCGCGCCGAACCGACCCGGGCCGAAGCCGCCCCCGTCGTGCCGACCTTCCAGTCAGCGCCCGCCGCTGCCCAGCCTGTCTATGCCAGCCGCGTGGCGGCTCCCGAGCCCGTGATCCATGTGGCCGAGGAGCGGGTGCTGGAGCCGATCGTGGACCCGTGGGTCGAGGCGTTCGAAGCCGATCACGGAACGACGGCCCGTCCCGCAACGGCGGCCGCCCAGGGTGACCTCTATCTGGAGCCGACCGCGCCGCGCAGTCGCCCGGAGCCGGAAGCCTATGACGAGGACTACGACCGGGATCATCACCGCAAGACCGGCTGGAGCCTGTTCGGCAAGAAGCGTCAGACCCAGCCGAGCTATACGCCCACGACGCCCCAAGCCTCGCGCCAGTCGGCCCAGATGCGGCCGATGACCCAGGCGGCACCGCAGGTCGAACAGCCGGAACCGGCGGACGACATGGAAATTCCCGCGTTCCTGCGCCGTCTGGCCAACTGA
- a CDS encoding type III secretion system chaperone family protein yields MDAARPEEIDMPYDPLDVVEHVLTAENLPFDRTDEGDLAFALAGDWKDYELWFAWRPEGDCLQLCCALDLRMAKSRRAATYELIGLINQRTWMGHFEVWAEDGEIVFRHSLALPHGERPTLAQAASMIDAAVEASDRYFPAFDFLIRGGKKPQEAIDACLFETVGTA; encoded by the coding sequence ATGGATGCTGCCCGGCCCGAAGAGATCGACATGCCCTACGATCCGCTGGACGTGGTGGAGCATGTCCTGACGGCCGAGAACCTGCCGTTCGACCGCACGGATGAGGGCGACCTGGCCTTTGCCCTGGCCGGGGACTGGAAGGACTATGAGCTGTGGTTCGCCTGGCGGCCCGAGGGCGACTGCCTTCAACTGTGCTGCGCCCTGGACCTGCGGATGGCCAAAAGCCGCCGCGCTGCCACCTATGAACTGATCGGACTGATCAACCAGCGCACCTGGATGGGGCATTTCGAGGTCTGGGCCGAGGACGGCGAGATCGTCTTCCGCCACTCCCTGGCTCTGCCGCACGGCGAGCGGCCCACCCTGGCCCAGGCTGCCTCGATGATCGATGCGGCGGTCGAGGCCTCGGATCGCTACTTCCCCGCTTTCGATTTCCTGATCCGCGGCGGCAAGAAGCCCCAGGAAGCCATCGACGCCTGCCTGTTCGAGACCGTCGGCACCGCCTGA
- the pth gene encoding aminoacyl-tRNA hydrolase translates to MFIIAGLGNPGPKYQNNRHNIGFMAADAIADRWRFGPERAKFQSVVRDGEVETPGGTDKVLLMKPQTFMNESGRAVGEAARFYKISPAQIIIFHDEIDLAPGRFRMKTGGGAAGQNGVRSLISHLGADFRRARMGVGHPGESHLVMPHVLGDFHKAEQPWLNAMLDAVAGALPFALAGDDDRYQAEVMRLAPAPKFSPRQAARGD, encoded by the coding sequence ATGTTCATCATCGCTGGCCTGGGCAATCCGGGCCCCAAATATCAGAACAACCGGCACAACATCGGCTTCATGGCGGCCGATGCGATCGCGGACCGCTGGCGCTTCGGACCCGAGCGGGCAAAGTTCCAGTCGGTGGTTCGCGATGGGGAGGTCGAGACGCCGGGCGGGACGGACAAGGTCCTGTTGATGAAGCCTCAGACCTTCATGAACGAAAGCGGCCGGGCGGTGGGCGAGGCGGCGCGCTTCTACAAGATCTCGCCGGCGCAGATCATCATCTTCCATGACGAGATTGACCTGGCTCCGGGCCGGTTCCGCATGAAGACCGGCGGCGGGGCGGCGGGCCAGAACGGGGTGCGGTCCCTGATCAGCCATCTGGGTGCCGACTTCCGCCGCGCCCGTATGGGCGTGGGTCATCCGGGCGAAAGCCATCTGGTCATGCCCCATGTGCTGGGCGATTTTCACAAGGCCGAGCAGCCCTGGCTGAACGCCATGCTGGATGCGGTCGCCGGGGCCCTGCCCTTTGCCCTGGCCGGCGACGACGATCGCTATCAGGCCGAAGTAATGCGTCTGGCCCCCGCGCCGAAATTCAGCCCGCGACAGGCCGCGCGAGGGGACTAG
- a CDS encoding class I SAM-dependent methyltransferase, translating into MSLRDRLAREIALTGPMTIADYVTRCLHDPQDGYYATRPALGEGGDFITAPLVSQMFGELIGLWAVETWQRLGAPERVRVVEVGPGDGTLMADALRAARLVPGFLEACDLILIEPSAPLRTMQARALSQADVSPRWVRSLDAVETDAPVILIANEVLDCMPARQFVRTEQDATGSAWAERRIGVDDSGALIFGLVGISGGFVRPSFPVEPGQTVEISEQQAAFGRDIGTLIAASEGAALLIDYGRAAPEAGDTLQALRRHTRVDPLASPGEADLTQWADFPAVLEAAVHAGADVTGCIGQGEFLRRLGIEARAARLKQGRPDAAPVIDRQLARLTADDQMGTLFKAACIFGPHALAVPGFEVTS; encoded by the coding sequence ATGTCGCTGCGGGACCGGCTGGCACGCGAGATCGCCCTGACCGGGCCGATGACGATCGCCGACTATGTCACCCGCTGCCTGCATGATCCGCAGGACGGCTATTATGCGACCCGGCCTGCCCTGGGTGAGGGCGGCGACTTCATCACCGCCCCCCTGGTCAGCCAGATGTTCGGCGAGCTGATCGGCCTGTGGGCGGTCGAGACCTGGCAACGCCTGGGCGCGCCCGAGCGGGTCCGGGTGGTCGAGGTCGGGCCGGGGGACGGCACCCTGATGGCCGATGCGCTGCGTGCGGCGCGGCTGGTGCCTGGGTTTCTGGAAGCCTGCGACCTGATCCTGATCGAGCCCAGCGCACCGCTGCGGACGATGCAGGCCCGAGCCTTGAGCCAGGCGGATGTCAGCCCGCGCTGGGTGCGGTCTCTGGACGCCGTTGAGACCGATGCCCCGGTCATCCTGATCGCCAATGAGGTGCTGGACTGCATGCCTGCCCGGCAATTCGTGCGGACGGAGCAGGACGCGACGGGGTCCGCCTGGGCCGAGCGCCGGATCGGGGTCGACGATTCCGGTGCGCTGATCTTTGGCCTGGTGGGCATCAGCGGTGGTTTCGTCCGGCCGTCCTTTCCGGTCGAACCCGGCCAGACGGTGGAAATATCCGAGCAGCAGGCCGCCTTTGGCCGCGACATTGGAACGCTCATCGCCGCCTCGGAAGGAGCCGCCCTGCTGATCGACTATGGCCGGGCCGCGCCAGAGGCCGGCGACACCCTGCAGGCCCTGCGCCGCCACACCCGCGTCGACCCCCTGGCCTCCCCCGGAGAGGCCGACCTGACACAGTGGGCGGATTTCCCCGCCGTGCTCGAGGCGGCTGTGCATGCGGGCGCCGATGTGACCGGCTGCATCGGCCAGGGCGAGTTCCTGCGCCGCCTGGGGATCGAGGCGCGGGCCGCGCGGCTGAAACAGGGCCGGCCCGATGCCGCGCCCGTCATCGACCGGCAGTTGGCCCGTCTGACGGCCGACGACCAGATGGGCACACTGTTCAAGGCCGCCTGTATCTTTGGCCCCCACGCCCTGGCGGTTCCCGGCTTCGAGGTGACGTCATGA